In Garra rufa unplaced genomic scaffold, GarRuf1.0 hap1_unplaced_767, whole genome shotgun sequence, the DNA window GTAAAACACCCTTTTAATAGCGGAATGTGTGCGTACGGGCTGCGGGGTGACCTTGTATGCCCTGTGGTTTAGGATAATGACTGACTGTGGGCTGCAACAATGTGTAAAGCAACTAGCATGCTGCATTCGGCCTATATCTTTCAGTTTCACTGCTCAATTGTGCTTGCACATCAAATGCAATGGCAATAGAATTAGCATGTGATTCTTCATTTGTATCGATGAAGAATCTTCAACATCTATGGAACTGCATTTTGAATGCATAATTctttatatagtaaaaaacagGATCTTCATACTAAAAAATATGTGAACCtgcgctcttaaaaataaaggtgcttcacgatgccatagaagaagctttttgtctaaatggattTCATAAAGAACATCTGAAGAACGTTTTTGTttaacaaaaggttctttgtgccaaataatgttcttcagattataaaaaggtaagcaagaaatggctctttaaagaaactttgactaaatggttcttctatggcatcgcttgaagaaccttttgaagcacctttatttttaagagtgtggaccACAAAGCAATAGccataaatcattaggatgttaagtaaagacgttccatgaacatattttgtaaatttcctaccgtaaatatatcaaaacttaagttctGATTAGTGAtataagaactttaaaggtgattttctcaatatttagatttttttgcaacctcagattccagattttcaaatagttgtatctcgaccaaataacaaaccatacatcaatggaaagcttatttattcagcttttatatgatgtataaatctcaatttcaaaaaattgacccttatgactggttttgtggtccaggatcacgtTCATTGAAAGGTTCACCGAACCCAGAATATTTCTTCATTTGCCTTCATGGTTCTTCAAAACCCTCTTTTTTAAAAGTGGAAATGGATGTTTAGCATTctcttatttaagaaaaaaacatattttggttTTGTAGGTGTGTGTACAAACTTTTAAGGTGTGAGCATGTTTTACTCTGGGAGTCTCGCCCTCTTCTTTTGAACGTGCCTGAGGCAAATATTCAAACACGCCACATACATATGCGAGCAAACTGTTCTTGGCTTTTCAAATAAGCTCGCGTCGCGATAAGACATGAGCGAGATAGCGATCCAGTGTTCGGCTCGAGAGGATTTGCGTGGCTAGATCTGTCGTACAGATAGTCCTGACAGCTACCCCGCTGCACGTCAAACGCGCGCACACACAGCAGAGCAGTTTTCCCAGCTACTCCTGTTTTAGTCCCTCGAGGCGGATGGCTGGGAGCGTCGCCTGATGCGAGCTGCTGCACTTTTCCTCCTTATTTCTCATGACATCATTTCTTTTCACAGCGCTGCTGTTTGAGCGCTTGGCATCAGAGAGACTATTTGCCTTTATTCTTAAGTATGAGCCGTGAGTCAACACCTTTGTCTCGTTCTAGCTGCTCCATTTTCTTTTCTGGTTTCTCATAAAGCAACTTAAAAACACTCGCGCATGCAGTTTAGGATCGTTTCAGTTATTCTGTATGCAGCTAGTTCTTTAGAACCTGTTTTATCCTTTATAATCGGTGCTGAATAATTGATCACCctcttttttaattattgatcAACACGTTCCAGCATATTTTTGATCCTGAGAGCAGTATATGATGGTCTCATTCTCATTctcattctgtctttttttctttcaaaggTTCGTGCCAGGACAGGGTCTGGTGCTGTATCCACAGATTGGGGATAAGATGGACATAGTTTGCCCACGCGTGGAGGGCGGTTCAACGGAAGGAGTGGAGTATTATAAACTCTATATGGTTCCTCTGGAACAGCTAAAGTCCTGTCAGGTCACAAAAGCGGACACGCCTCTGCTCAACTGCGTCAAACCGGACCAGGATGTCAAATTCACCCTTAAATTCCAGGAGTTCAGCCCAAATCTTTGGGGCCTGGAGTTCTTCAGAGGGAAAGATTACTACATTATCTGTGAGTATGACAGCGGATATCTGTAAATCTCCCTTGCCACACCGTTATGGTCAATTACGTTTGCTTGGGTTTGTTTATGTGGTTTGCAGTATCGGGAAATGTTGACGTTGCGGGATGAAGTACATTAGTAATGTTTTAGTGAGTCGCGGTGCAAATAATAACACGTTCATACCACGTTTGCTAGTGTTTGTTTACGTCAGCCCGGACGATTGTTAGTTCAGAGTCGCAGAGACGgaaagtttctgtttgtgagtgccATTTGACCATGAACGCGTATGTACACAAACAAAAATGACTTCTCATATTCGCTTTGTATCCTTTGGCACGTGGGTTGAATTTTCACATTGGCGAGTACAATGACTGCTCACCTAGTCTCAAAACACTCTTCAGGCTCAAAGCAAGCTGTATAAACAGGTAGAAGAGGAACGCAGGATGGAATAATGGAATAaggcacacacacataaacagagACTGCTTTGATACACGGCGTCAATCTCA includes these proteins:
- the LOC141317340 gene encoding ephrin-B2a; amino-acid sequence: MGDSLWRYYFGVLVIACKVNLSRTLILDSIYWNTTNTKFVPGQGLVLYPQIGDKMDIVCPRVEGGSTEGVEYYKLYMVPLEQLKSCQVTKADTPLLNCVKPDQDVKFTLKFQEFSPNLWGLEFFRGKDYYIICEYDSGYL